The following are encoded together in the Malaya genurostris strain Urasoe2022 chromosome 3, Malgen_1.1, whole genome shotgun sequence genome:
- the LOC131435790 gene encoding charged multivesicular body protein 6 yields MGNLFGKSASKTKVSRVTEQDKAILQLKQQRDKLKQYQKRIELQLEKDRDMARKCLAMGRKERAKTLLRKKKYQEKLLTNADAQLETIEKLTSDIEFALVEAQVINGLKVGNEALKKVNEMLSIEEVEQIMDETRESIEKQQEIDSLLNGVLTDDDEDDVLAELEQLVGEENAEDRLDVEPEDIGERLPDVPEDDPAREKKRKEKDSQRSAKKVALEA; encoded by the exons ATGGGAAATTTATTCGGAAAGTCAGCTAGTAAAACCAAAGTGAGCAGAGTGACCGAACAGGACAAAGCGATTTTG CAACTGAAACAACAACGAGACAAACTGAaacaatatcaaaaacgaatcgAACTACAATTAGAAAAGGATCGTGACATGGCTAGGAAATGTTTGGCTATGGGACGAAAAGA acGAGCAAAAACTTTGCTCCGCAAGAAAAAATACCAGGAGAAGTTGCTCACGAATGCCGATGCGCAACTTGAAACAATAGAAAAACTTACCTCTGACATCGAGTTCGCTCTGGTGGAAGCGCAAGTCATCAACGGTCTTAAGGTTGGCAACGAAGCGCTGAAAAAGGTTAACGAAATGCTATCAATCGAAGAAGTTGAACAGATAATGGATGAAACGCGAGAAAGTATTGAAAAGCAGCAGGAAATTGACTCCCTGCTTAACGGAGTACTCACAGATGATGATGAGGACGATGTCCTGGCAGAACTGGAGCAACTTGTAGGTGAAGAAAACGCGGAAGATCGGTTAGATGTTGAACCAGAAGATATTGGTGAACGGCTGCCAGATGTCCCGGAAGACGATCCAGCTCGCGAGAAGAAGCGAAAAGAGAAGG ATTCTCAACGTTCAGCAAAAAAAGTTGCCCTCGAAGCATAA
- the LOC131436402 gene encoding esterase B1-like, giving the protein MSLDSLVVDTKYGPVKGTKKVSLLGQEYVSFQGIPYARPPIGELRFKDPVPPIKWTETLDCTKQSLPCYHFDRRVKEIVGSEDSLKVNVFTKSITHAKPLPVMVYIYGGGFTEGTSGTELYGPDFLIQKDILLVTLNYRVGALGFLCCQSTEDEVPGNAGLKDQKLALQWVVDNIAAFGGDPQNITLFGHSAGGASVQYHMISSGSKKLFQRAILMSGSTFCEWSLSPQRNWPEKLAKALGWNEQGGESEALKYLRTVKPEDIVNHQEKILDAQDVQDEVFTPFGPTIEPYSTKQCVIPKHPIEMAKEAWSNNIDLMIGGTSEEGLLALQKIIPHPEFLQNPQLLLAMVPAGLKITMEQRMEFASKLKQQYYPNSDPSYENKDGYVDLMTDKAFWHGLHRSILARASKALSTRTFVYRFCVDSKFFNHYRINMIEDPNLRGTSHADEISYLFSNFTKDVPNKDTFEYRALQTMVDIFTSFAIKSDPNCDRTKELLWEPVKQTKPTYKCLNITHDGIAFIDFPDATRMDLWDSFYVNNALF; this is encoded by the exons atgagtttagATAGTTTAGTCGTTGATACCAAATACGGGCCAGTGAAAGGAACCAAGAAAGTCTCTTTACTCGGCCAGGAATATGTGAGTTTCCAAGGAATTCCATATGCCCGACCACCCATCGGGGAGCTTAGATTCAAG GATCCAGTGCCACCAATCAAATGGACAGAAACGTTGGATTGCACTAAACAGAGTTTACCCTGTTATCACTTCGATCGGCGCGTTAAGGAAATTGTTGGCAGTGAGGACAGTCTAAAAGTCAATGTATTCACCAAAAGT ATCACCCATGCCAAGCCTCTCCCGGTTATGGTTTACATCTATGGTGGCGGTTTCACCGAGGGAACCAGTGGAACTGAGCTCTATGGCCCTGACTTTCTCATACAAAAAGATATCTTATTAGTAACCTTGAATTATCGCGTCGGGGCTCTTGGCTTTCTTTGCTGTCAGTCAACGGAAGATGAAGTACCAGGTAATGCCGGTTTGAAGGATCAGAAATTGGCACTTCAATGGGTGGTAGATAACATTGCCGCGTTTGGGGGTGATCCACAAAACATCACACTCTTTGGTCATAGCGCCGGCGGTGCTTCAGTGCAGTACCACATGATTTCGTCAGGTTCTAAGAAACTGTTTCAACGGGCTATCTTGATGTCTGGAAGCACTTTTTGTGAGTGGTCTTTGTCACCACAAAGAAACTGGCCAGAAAAGCTGGCTAAAGCTTTGGGATGGAACGAGCAAGGAGGTGAATCTGAAGCGTTGAAGTATTTGCGTACTGTCAAACCAGAAGATATAGTAAACCACCAAGAGAAGATACTCGATGCACAGGATGTGCAAGATGAAGTTTTCACTCCGTTTGGTCCTACCATTGAGCCGTATTCCACGaagcaatgtgttattcctaagCATCCAATAGAAATGGCTAAAGAAGCTTGGAGTAACAATATCGATTTAATGATCGGGGGGACATCGGAAGAAGGTCTGTTGGCTCTCCAGAAGATAATTCCACACCCCGAGTTCTTACAAAATCCCCAATTACTTCTTGCAATGGTTCCCGCTGGTTTGAAAATCACAATGGAACAGAGAATGGAGTTTGCCTCAAAATTAAAGCAACAGTACTACCCAAACAGTGATCCTTCGTATGAAAACAAAGACGGATACGTAGAT TTAATGACCGACAAAGCATTCTGGCATGGTTTACATCGTTCAATTCTAGCCCGAGCCAGCAAAGCTCTATCTACCCGGACATTCGTCTATCGTTTCTGTGTTGATTCGAAATTCTTCAACCACTACCGAATCAATATGATCGAAGATCCGAATCTGCGCGGGACTTCTCATGCCGATGAAATATCGTATTTGTTTTCTAACTTTACTAAAGATGTGCCCAACAAGGATACCTTCGAGTACAGGGCACTGCAAACAATGGTAGATATTTTCACATCGTTTGCCATTAAGAGCGATCCCAACTGCGATCGAACGAAAGAACTTCTCTGGGAACCGGTCAAACAAACCAAGCCAACTTATAAGTGCCTTAATATCACGCATGACGGTATTGCTTTCATAGATTTTCCGGATGCTACCAGGATGGATCTGTGGGATTCTTTTTATGTGaataatgctctattctga